The following nucleotide sequence is from Chryseobacterium sp. CY350.
CAATCCATTGTTAGTGAATATGGTGATGGCAGGAAAACTCGGAGTGAAATCCGGCGAAGGTTTTTACGATTATTCGGAAAGCAAAAAAGCAGAAAAAGTAGCTAAAATGTTTTCTAAATAGTTTTCTGAAGTCAGGTCAGCGCTTTTGAAAATTATAAGTTATAAATTTGGCGTCACTGCATTTATAACCAATGAAATTTAAAGAAAAATATATCCAGATATTATTGGTCATCATTACCTTTGTGATGACCATTTTTCGTTTTTTGCTAAACGAGATCGGTAGAGTAAGTCCAGATTCTATTCGTTTCATGCGTTTTTCAAAAGTTTTACCAGTGATTGATAACACGATTACTCCGCTGGGATATCCATCAAGCATTCACTTTTTCACATGGTTTGGCTTTGATGAATTCTGGAGCAGCAAGATTGTAGGAATTACATCATATCTTTTCATTATATTTTTTGCGTGGAGAAAAAATTTCTTCTTTAGAGAGTCTGTAATAGTATGTTCTTTAATCAGTTTCGTAAGTATTTTCTCAGCCACATTAAGTGAATCTTTTATTTTACCTTTTATTTTACTGTTATTTTATGTGGCGCACCAGATTATTTCGGAGAAATTAATCAAATGGAAAGCATGCTTTTACCTTACAATTGTTCTCATTTTTTTGTATAACATAAGATACAGCGCACTTTTTCTTATTGGAGGAACAGGTTTGTACGGTTTGATTTTTTTCAGAAAAAAATATGCGTCTACTTTTATTTTATCTTCGCTAGCGGCTTTTGCTTTTGTGGTTTTGTACAAATTTTTATTCATCGATTATTTTAATGAAAACTACGTACAGCAATCATTAGAGATCGGCCTCAAACCAACTTCGATATTAGTTAGCGAGCTTTTTCAGGGATTAGCTACAAGCTTCAATCCATTTCTTCATATGGCCAATCCCGGCGGCGGAAAAATTAACTTTGTCATTTACGGTATCGGGATATTGAATGTACTTTTAATTGTTTTTTTATTTATAAAAAACAAACTTTCACCAACTGAAAAATACATGATTATGATTGGAATTTCGGGAATCGTCTGCACTTTTTTTGTACAGTATTTTTACTGGATAGATCCTTTAGATTACCGACTTTTATCACCTTTTAGTTTTCCGATATGGTTAGTCTACTTTAAAAAACTCTTTGAAACTTTCAGATTAAAAACATACTCTGTTGCAGCACTGAGCTTACTAAGCGGTATTGTGTTTATGTGGCTCTCAAAAGGAAATTACCTTGAGAACAGAAAAGAAATCAAGAGATATTTGCATTCCGAAAACCTCCAGAATGAGGAACTTTTATTTTATGTAAAAGACATGGAAGATCTTGATAAAGTGCAAATTGCAGAATTGGTAAGCAGCGTAAACGCTAATATCTCATTTACATCAAAAGCCGATGACACCTTAAAAAAAACGACACTCACAGCGCATAAAGTTTTACAAAAAATTAAAATTGACAAGAATAAATATCAATAATTTTATTTATCTTTGAGAAAGTTTAAACATTAAAAAAATGAAATTACCAAAGTTTTTATTAGCGGACAATTCGGAATTTCCTGAAGATTTATTTGTAGTTCATACAGAATATCCAAGATTCATATTGAATGTTGAGGAAGAAGAAGTTGAGTGGTTAGATGATCTAGAAGGCGACGATGAAGAAACTATGGCAGATGAGGCTACAAAGGTTGTAGAAGCTGCATTCAAATGGTGCGACGAAGAGTTGGCAAAATACGACGAAGAAGAGGAAGAATAATTGATTTATTACTCATAAAAAAAGGAACTCAATTTTGAGTTCCTTTTTTATTTTTATTCTGCTTTATTAAATTTCAATAATAGCAAATTATCCTGATACAGCTCAAGAGTCGATCCGTTCACTACATATTTGTTAGCTTTTTGCATCATAGACATAAAGTTTTGTTCCACGCTCATATTGTCACAAGCCATTTTTGTAGAACCAAGCTGTGAAGCAGTAAAAGTTCCGGAAGCGGCATCTGTAGATAATGTTCCAAAATAGCTGTTACAACCAGCGTTTCCGTTTACTTTTGCACCATCAATATTCAGTGTCGGTGTTTTTCCCTTTACGTTATCTGCCAAAACCCACTTTGTAGCGGAGATTGAGGGCTGTGATTTCCCAACCTTTGATGATGAAGAATTTGCCATTGTTCCGCAAGAAGCTAAAAAAGCAACCGTGCATATACTTAAAAATAGATTTTTCATTTTTTTCTTACTTGATTTAAACCAAATTTACGGAAATTATATTATCTAAACAGATTTCGTGGCATTTTATTGTTATGTGAAATACAAAATCGTCAGTATTTAAATTTTTCAACGTATCGTCAGTTTTAGATTAAAAATAAAAAAAACGGATTTTAAAAAAATCCGTTTCTATTTTATATTGCGTTTTGTTGTGTTAAGATCTCAATTCTGCATTAAATTCTTTCTGGAAAGATTTAATTAAAGAATCCATCACTTCGGAGATTTCTTTTTCTTCCAATGTTTTTTCTTCATTTAACAATTCAAAACTCATTGCGTAAGACTTTTTGCCTTCCGGAAGATTTTTCCCCTCATATACGTCAAATAAATTAATGTTTTTGATGAAAGGAGATTTATTCTTTTTCGCAGTTTGATATAGTTCCTGGTAAGAAATATCTTTATCAATCAATAAAGCAAGATCTCTTCTGATTTTATTAAATTTCGGAATGTCTTTAAATTTAAGCTCGTTTTTCGAACGCAGTTCATGAGCAAATTCCAGTTCAATTTCTGCGTAGAAACAATCCTGATCAATGTCAAAATCTTTCAGCATTTGGGGAGCAACTTTACCAATTCTTACCAAAGTTTTCTCATTAACCTCAAAAGATAATGCGTCAGAAAATCTATCATCAGACAAAGCAACTTCTTTATAATCGACACCTAATTTTTCCAGCAAAACTTTTACATAAGCCTTTAAATTATAGAAATCTGTTGCAGATTTTGGCTGCAACCAATTTTCAGCAACATTTCTTCCTGTGACTAAAACTGCTAATTGTTTTCTTTCTTCGTACTTTTCTTTTTTATGATAAATCTTTCCAAATTCGAAAAACTTAAGATCCTGATTTTTTCTGTTGATATTATAAACAGCATTCTGCAAAAGTCCTTCCAATAAAGATTTTCTCATAAACGCCAGATCATTGCTCAAAGGATTCAGTAATTTTACAGCATCAGTTTCATCTTTAACAGAAGTCAAAGAATTGTTCATCACCTCGTTGAAACCCAAACCTTGTAAAGTTCTTGCCCAGCTATTTTCTAACTCGTCCTGATCATTCGAACTCAGTTTTACCGGAGTGAAAGAAAACTTTTGCGGAGCTTCAATTTTGTTATAACCGTATATTCTTAAAATCTCTTCGATTACGTCGATTTCTCTTGTCACATCGGCTCTGTAAGCAGGAACAGAGATTTCAAAACCATTTTGAATTTCATTTAAAACCTGAATTTCTAGTGCTTTTAAAATTTCCTTTACTTTTTCTCTGTGAATTTTTGTTCCTAAAATCTGTTCGATTTTTGAGAATCTGATGATCACATAATTGTCCTCAATTTTCTTTGGATATTCTTCCAATAAATCTCCAACAAGTTTACCTTCTGCCAAATCCTGAATCATCTTGATTGCATGCGTAATCGCCGTTCTGGTGATATTAGGATCTACTCCTCTTTCAAATCTAAAAGAAGCATCTGTGTTAAGACCGTGCGCTTTAGCTGCTTTTCTCACCGCAACCGGATTGAAATATGCACTTTCTAAGAAGATTGTTTTTGTCTCATTTGAAACTCCCGAATCTGCACCTCCGAAAACTCCGGCGATACACATCGGATTATTTTTTCCGTCCTTAATAATAATTTCAGAACCGTTCAATGTTCTTTCAACACCATCTAATGTAGTGAACTTCGTTCCCTCTGCAACGGTTCCGACTTTCACTTTTTTATCAGCAATTTTATCTGCATCAAAAGCGTGTAGCGGCTGACCAAAACCGTGAAGAATGTAGTTTGTGATGTCTACAATATTGTTAATCGGGCTCAATCCGATTGCCTTTAATCTGTCTTTTAACCATGATGGGGATTCTGCAACCTTTACGTTTTCGATTACGGCTCCTATGTATCTTGGTGTTAGTTCAGCATCTTCAATCTCTAAGGTAAATTCATTTGAACCTTCATTATTTAAAGCAACTGAAGACACTTTTTCAAAATCACCTTTCTGCTGATTGGTAGAAAGAAATGCGTACAGATCTCTTGCAACGCCGTAATGAGACATCGCATCGGTCCTGTTTGGCGTTAAACCAATTTCAAAAACCTCATCATTAGTCAATTCAAAATAATCTGCAAAATTCTTTCCTACTTCATATTTTGTTTCATCTAAAACCATGATTCCGCCGTGATCATCACTCAATCCCAATTCGTCTTCTGCGCAGATCATTCCCTGAGAAACTTCACCTCTTATTTTAGCGGCTTTAATTTCAAAAAAGTTTCCTGTTTTATCGTAGATTTTAGTTCCTACAACAGCTACAGGAACAGTTTGCCCGGCTGCAACATTGGGAGCACCACAAACGATATCCAACACTTTTCCGTTTCCTACATCAACTGTTGTTTTCTTTAATTTATCTGCATTCGGATGTTTTTCGCAGGTTAAAACCTTACCTACGACAATACCTTCCAAACTTCCTTTTACGCTTTCAAATTTCTCTATGCCTTCTACTTCAAGACCTATATCGGTAAGAAATTCACCAATTCTTTCAGATTTTAATTCCGTTTTGATATAGTCTTTAAGCCAGTTGTTTGATATTTTCATCCTTTAATTTTGAAAATTTATTTTGAATTTTTTCAAGTTACAAATGTCGTGTTTTTTTGAGAAACAGAGAAATTTTTAACCTTTCAACTGAGGCTAAAAAACAGAAAAGAGGCTGAAAAATCAACCTCTTTTAAATTTATTTATATTTAAATATTATAATCCGATTACCGGCATTGATAACATTAAGATATTTTCGTTTTCTTCAAGACCATCAAGCGGCTCGATGATTCCAGGTCTGTTTGGCTGAGACATTTTCATCGTAATGTCATCTGCTCCGAGAATTCCTAACATTTCTGTCAAGAATTTTGAACTGAAACCAATGTTGATATCTTCACCATTGTAGTCACAAGGGATCTGCATATCTGCTTTGTTTGCATATTCTGTATCTTCTGCATGAAGGTGAAGAATGTTTGCAGACAATTTGAATCTCACCTGATTCGTAGATTTATTTGACATAATTGAAGCTCTTTTAATTGCTCCTAATAATAAATTTCTATTGATTGTCAAAACATTCGGGTTTTCTTTAGGAATTACCGCTGTGTAGTTCGGATATTTTCCGTCAATCAATCTACAGATCCAAACGTGCTTACCGAACGTAAATTTAGCCATGTTTTCATTGAAGTCGATCGTAATGTCTTCATTTGAACTTGCTAAAATATTTTTGAAAATATTCAAAGGCTTTTTAGGCATAATGAATTCCATAGGTTCGGCATTCATCAGGTCGGTTCTTTTATAAACAACCAATCTGTGAGAATCGGTAGAAACAAAATTCGTTTCATTTTCTCCAAATTGGAACAAAACACCCGTCATTACAGGACGAAGAGAATCATTACTTGTTGCAAAAAGTGTATTCGTTAAGGCTTCAGATAAAACACCTGCAGGCATTGTAACGCTTTGTGCAGCATCAAATTCCGGAAGTTCAGGATAATCATCTGTATTGTCTAATGCTACTGCAAAATTATCTTTCTCATCTAAAATCTCAAGCTGGCTTCCTGTACCTTCTGCATTGTCTTTCACAACAAGCGTCAAAGGCTGCTCGCCATACGTTTTTATAAAATCCTGAAAAATTTTAGCAGGAACAGCAAATTTACCGGCATCATCAGATTTTACATCCAACGAAGTCACCAAAGTAGTTTCGCCATCAGACGCTGTAATGGTAAGATTGTTTTCGTTTAACTCAAAAAGGTAATTTTCTAAGATCGGTCTTGATTGAGAACTTGATATTACGCCACTTACAGTTTGCAATGCTTTCTGAAGTTCACCACTTGAAATAATAAATTTCATAGATTTTAAAATAAGTTTTTACAAATATAACAAATAGTACGAAGAATGGAAAAAATAATCGGTGCGAGTTTTAAACAAACATCATCAGTCGGTTTTGAGACTCGATATTACATTTAAATTTCTATAATCATTAATTTCAGCATCAAAAATTTCGGTTGTGTACAAAATGACTGTTACTTTTTTGTTTACCAGAGAATTGTATTCTTAAGGTAAATCTAGATTTGACTCAACGTTTGAAATCCAAACACATTAAAATACTTTTAGAAAATTTACTTTTATAATCCTGTGAAAATAAAAGATTCGAAATCAAAGCAAAAGAACTAATAAATTTTTCTACATCTTAATTTTTAATTTCACAAGGATAAATGAAATAGTAAAAAACATCAAACAAATATTATATTTGTAAAAAGTTTAATGCGCAAACCTCCCATCCATAAAAGTTTTCTGAACGCTTTGCACGGTGTTTTTAGGATGCTGAAATCTGAAAGAAATTTTCAGCTGGAGTTTTTGGCTTTCTTAATTAATCTTTTTCTTATTTTTTATCTGAAACTTTCAACTTTAGATACTGTTTTATTATTAATTGTCTCCTTCGGAGTTTTAAGCGCAGAAATTTTCAATACAGCAATTGAAAAAATATGCGATTTTAGACAGCCTGAATTTGATGAAAGAATTGGTTTTATAAAAGATATTTCTGCCGGAGCGGTTATTTTGATGGCTCTTTTATCTGTAATTGTCGGAATTTTAGTTTATTGGAAATATTTAATATCCTATTTTAATAATTAAATCTTAAACTCAATTATAACCTTCAAAAGCTGCCTTTGTAGGCAACTTTAAAATAGGAAAAAAGCAAATATGCTTATTTTAATATTTATTGACTAAACCTATTCTGGTTTTGTTGTATTTACAGCCTCTAGAATTTTAGCTTCATCATTCAGTTCGCCCTTTATTACATTTACATTTTCAGAATAATCGTTTTGACGTATATAAACGCTCACAACGTTTCCGGCTTTTAAATTTTATGTCGGTTTCACTTTCAGAGAATAAATTTTGAATTTTCCTTAAAAAGACAAACAATAAAGCCTGAATATTTTCCGGATATTTTTCTAAAAACAACAAATCTACAAGCGGTTTCAACTGCTTTTTAGCATTCTCATCCAGTTTTAAAAAAGGTTTAGAATATAAATTGTCGAGATAAGACAATCCGGAAAGGATATTTTTATCCTGAAATAACTGCAGAAAAAAAGCTTCGGTGAACAATATACAATAGCCTTCGATATCTTGCCAGTCTTCAAACACATGAAGTTGTCCCGGTGAAATAAAAAACAGACTGTCTTCTGCTATTTCATAGTTTTTGTAGTCGATAGTTTGTCTGCTATTCCCTTTGGTGATCCACAAAATCTCAAAAAATTATGTCTGTGCGGAAAAACAATATTCTCCGGCTCTACCATTTCCTGAAAAGCATCTATCAAAAAATCAATCCTGTTAAGCGGCTGATTGATATGATCTGCAATAGAAATAGTTGGGAACATTTTGCAAATGTAAGACTTCAATGTCTTAGAAATTCAAAATCATTTGCAGTATAAAGAGAATACTATTTTAAAATCAGCATGATCTTTTTATGTGATTCTATAATTTCAACCAAGATTTCAAATAAGGTTTGTCCGTTTCCAGCAATCAAATCATCAAGGTTTTCCTGAGCTAAATCTATATTGAAAGGTTTTCCCTGCTTAATTTTATTTTCATAAAAAACTTTGGTCGCTTCAAAACCTAAATCTTCTGTTGATTTCTGAGAATCTTTCCAAATGATTTCAAGTTCATCTTTATTTTCAAAACCTCCGTAAAGAATGTCATCAAATCCATCCAAAGTTCCGACTTTCCAATCGGCGTCTTTCATTAAGACTGTAGAAACTTCTTCATAGAATCCTGACAAATCAGAAAAATGGCTGCCATTGATGACAGCCGTTTTCTTGTTATTTTTATTTGAAGTATTCAACTCCGTTTTTGAATATATTATGATAATTCGCAGTCGGAATATTTTTCATTAAACCTTCTGCAAAACGTTCCGGATGACCCATTCTACCATAAATTTTACCGTCCGGACTTGTGATTCCCTCAATTCCGAATAAAGAATTATTTGGATTGAATGGCATTCCGTGAGCAATGTTTCCATCTAAATCTAGATATTGCGTCGCAATCTGTCCGTTCTCATACAACTTCTGAATTTCTTCTTCCGAAGCCATAAAACGACCTTCACCGTGAGAAATTGGAATCGTATAAACCTGATCTTTCATTCCCTTAAGCCAAGGCGATTCGTCGTTAAGAACTTTCACATTCACCATTTGAGAAATGTGTCTTCTAATTGCATTGTGAGCCAATGTCGGAGAATTTTCATCTAAATCTTTAATTCTTCCGTAAGGCAATAATCCTGATTTTACCAAAGCCTGGAAACCGTTACAGATTCCGATGATCATTCCGTCTCTGTCGAGCAATTCGTGAACGGCATTACTCATCTTTTCATTTTTTAAAACATTCACGATAAACTTCGCAGAACCATCTGGTTCGTCACCCGCAGAAAACCCTCCGGAGAATGCCAAAATCTGCGACTGTTTAATTTCCTTTACCCACGCATCGATACTCTCGTCAAGCAACTGATGATTGATATTAATCAGAGGCAAACTGCTTACGATTGCGCCTTCTTTTTGGAATGCATTCAGCGTATCATATTCACAGTTTGTTCCAGGAAAAACCGGTGCAAAAACTCTTGGCTGAGCAATTCCGTGTTTCTTAATGATGATGTTTCTTGGGTTGATTGAGTTCAGTTTAGAATCCAATTCAATCACTATTTTTTCTTTTTCTACAGTTGAAAAAAGATTTTCAAAAGTTTGTGTATTTGCTTCAAGTAATTTTTCGATTTCAAAATTTAAATTATTGATTTTAAAATTATTCGAATTATTAACTTCGCCAATTAATTGAAGATTAACAGAACTTAATTCTTCAGTTGATTCTATAATTAGACTTCCGATATTTTTTGCCAATAAACTGTTCTCATCAGCAATATTAATTTCAGCTCCCAATCTGTTTCCGAAACTCATTTTAGCTAAAGCAACTGCAACTCCACCTTCTTTAACGGTCTTCACAGAAACGATTTTTCCCACTTTGATATTTTCGAAAATCAATTCAAAAACAACCTTTAGATTTTCATAGTTTGGAAGTCCGTTTTCCTGCGGAATATGATTGTAGAAATACAGTTTATTTCCTGCCTGTTTAAGTTCCGGAGAGATCACATTTTTCTTTTCTCCATTAGCACAAGCGAAAGAAATCAATGTTGGCGGAACATTCAAATCCTGATACGTTCCACTCATTGAATCCTTACCTCCGATGGCAGCCAAACCAAGGTTAATCTGCGCATCGTAAGCTCCTAAAAGAGAAGCTAAAGGTTTACCCCACTTCTCAGGATTCTGACCTAATTTTTCAAAATATTCCTGAAAACTTAATCTGATATTTTTATAATCGCCACCCATCGCAACGATTTTTACAACACTTTCTACAACTGCATAAGAAGACCCCAACAGTGAGTTTTGCTTGGAAATTTCAGCATCGAATCCCCAACTTGCAAAGGAAACTGTTTCAACGTTTCTAGCTCCTAAAATTGGTAAAGTTTGAGCGCTTCCTTCCATCAGAGTCTGCTGGTATTTCCCACCCAAAGGCATCGCAACCGTAGTCGCACCAATCGATGAGTCGAACATTTCCAATAAACCTTTTTGAGAAGCAACGTTTTTATCTGCCAAGATTTTCAAGAAATTCTCTTCGTTGAAAACAGGTGTCTCTTCCTCTACTTCATTAAGATGCGTAATCTTAACCTCCTGACTTTTAGAACAACCGTTCGTATCCAAAAATTCTCTTGAAAGATCAACAATCTTATCACCTTTCCAGAACATCTGCATTCTTCCAGAATCTGTCACTTTTGCAACTTCAACAGCCACAATATTTTCAGCTTCACAGAACTTGATGAACTGTTCTTTATCTTTTGGCTCAACCACGACTGCCATTCTTTCCTGAGATTCAGAAATGGCAAGTTCGGTTCCGTTCAAACCTTCATATTTTAAAGGTAAAACATCCAGATTAACTTCCAAAGAATCAGCAATTTCACCGATTGCTACAGAAACGCCTCCAGCTCCGAAGTCATTAGATTTCTTAATCAATCTCGTCACTTCAGGATTTCTGAATAATCTCTGGATTTTACGTTCTTCAACGGCATTTCCTTTCTGAACTTCTGAACTCATTGTGTGGATAGAAGTTTCGTCCTGTTCTTTCGAACTTCCGCTTGCTCCACCAACACCGTCACGACCTGTTGCGCCTCCTAAAATAATGATAGAATCGCCAGCTTCAGGCTTTTCACGTCTTACCCAATCCACAGGAACTGCTCCGGTCACGAAACCAACTTCCATTCTTTTTGCTTTGTAACCTTCATCGTAGATTTCAGAAACCATTGTAGTCGCCAAACCGATTTGGTTACCGTAAGAAGAATATCCGTTTGCAGCCTGTTTTGTGATTGTTTTTTGAGGTAATTTCCCCGGTAAAGTTTGGTCAACTGGTTCCAAAACATCAGCAGCGCCTGTCAATCTCATCGCTTGGAAAACGTAAGAACGCCCGGACAAAGGATCTCTGATGGCACCACCTAAACACGTTGAAGCACCACCAAAAGGCTCAATTTCCGTCGGATGATTGTGTGTTTCATTTTTAAATAATAAATACCACGGTTCTTTTTTACCATCGTATTCAGCTTCGATTTGAATCGTACAGGCGTTGATTTCATCTGAAACAACAAGGTTTTCAAGGTTGCCTGTTTTATGGAAATATCTTCCGCAAACGGTTGCCAAATCCATTAAGGAGATGGGTTTCAATTCGCGTCCTAAGAATTTTCTTTTTTCGATATAATCATTGAAAATGGTTTCCAATGTATGTTTAAACTGTCCTTCAAATTCAATATTCGACAATTCTGTTTCAAACGTTGTGTGACGGCAGTGGTCGCTCCAATACGTGTCTAAAACTTTTAGTTCAGTTTCTGTAGGATTTCTATGTTCAGTTTTAAAGTATTCCTGAATGAATTTTAAGTCATCTAATCCTAAGGCAAAACCGTGATTGTTAAAGAAGTTTTCAAGTTGAGCATCATCAAAATTGATGAAATTTTCGTGAACAATTACTTTTGACGGTGTTTCTTCTGCAGGAATATTTAAAACTGATAAATCTTTCTCCTGAGATTCCACCTTATTAATCAAAAGATCTTTGATTTTTACCAAATCAGATTGGGTAATGCCTTCAAACTCCAGGAGTTTACCGCTTCTCACCTTAGATTTCTCATTTTCAGTCAGTAAAGCGATACACTGTTGAGCAGAATCAGCGCGCTGATCGTATTGTCCGGGTAAAAATTCCAATGCGAAGTAAACTCCTTCTGCAGGATTTTCTTCGATTAAAATATCAGTAACGGGATCAACAAAAGTGCTATTAACAACTTTTTCGAACTCACCATCGTTCAAATTGAAAATATCGTACACATTGTACACTTTTACATTTTTGACCGACGGAACAACCGCTCTTACTTCATCAAAAATTTTTGGGCTTTCTACATCGAAAATTCCTCTTTTTTCTACGAAAATTCTTTTGTTCATTTTTATAGATATGGGATTTTAGCTTTCATTCTAA
It contains:
- a CDS encoding AraC family ligand binding domain-containing protein, encoding MWITKGNSRQTIDYKNYEIAEDSLFFISPGQLHVFEDWQDIEGYCILFTEAFFLQLFQDKNILSGLSYLDNLYSKPFLKLDENAKKQLKPLVDLLFLEKYPENIQALLFVFLRKIQNLFSESETDIKFKSRKRCERLYTSKRLF
- the pheT gene encoding phenylalanine--tRNA ligase subunit beta yields the protein MKISNNWLKDYIKTELKSERIGEFLTDIGLEVEGIEKFESVKGSLEGIVVGKVLTCEKHPNADKLKKTTVDVGNGKVLDIVCGAPNVAAGQTVPVAVVGTKIYDKTGNFFEIKAAKIRGEVSQGMICAEDELGLSDDHGGIMVLDETKYEVGKNFADYFELTNDEVFEIGLTPNRTDAMSHYGVARDLYAFLSTNQQKGDFEKVSSVALNNEGSNEFTLEIEDAELTPRYIGAVIENVKVAESPSWLKDRLKAIGLSPINNIVDITNYILHGFGQPLHAFDADKIADKKVKVGTVAEGTKFTTLDGVERTLNGSEIIIKDGKNNPMCIAGVFGGADSGVSNETKTIFLESAYFNPVAVRKAAKAHGLNTDASFRFERGVDPNITRTAITHAIKMIQDLAEGKLVGDLLEEYPKKIEDNYVIIRFSKIEQILGTKIHREKVKEILKALEIQVLNEIQNGFEISVPAYRADVTREIDVIEEILRIYGYNKIEAPQKFSFTPVKLSSNDQDELENSWARTLQGLGFNEVMNNSLTSVKDETDAVKLLNPLSNDLAFMRKSLLEGLLQNAVYNINRKNQDLKFFEFGKIYHKKEKYEERKQLAVLVTGRNVAENWLQPKSATDFYNLKAYVKVLLEKLGVDYKEVALSDDRFSDALSFEVNEKTLVRIGKVAPQMLKDFDIDQDCFYAEIELEFAHELRSKNELKFKDIPKFNKIRRDLALLIDKDISYQELYQTAKKNKSPFIKNINLFDVYEGKNLPEGKKSYAMSFELLNEEKTLEEKEISEVMDSLIKSFQKEFNAELRS
- a CDS encoding ribonuclease inhibitor: MNTSNKNNKKTAVINGSHFSDLSGFYEEVSTVLMKDADWKVGTLDGFDDILYGGFENKDELEIIWKDSQKSTEDLGFEATKVFYENKIKQGKPFNIDLAQENLDDLIAGNGQTLFEILVEIIESHKKIMLILK
- a CDS encoding phosphoribosylformylglycinamidine synthase, which gives rise to MNKRIFVEKRGIFDVESPKIFDEVRAVVPSVKNVKVYNVYDIFNLNDGEFEKVVNSTFVDPVTDILIEENPAEGVYFALEFLPGQYDQRADSAQQCIALLTENEKSKVRSGKLLEFEGITQSDLVKIKDLLINKVESQEKDLSVLNIPAEETPSKVIVHENFINFDDAQLENFFNNHGFALGLDDLKFIQEYFKTEHRNPTETELKVLDTYWSDHCRHTTFETELSNIEFEGQFKHTLETIFNDYIEKRKFLGRELKPISLMDLATVCGRYFHKTGNLENLVVSDEINACTIQIEAEYDGKKEPWYLLFKNETHNHPTEIEPFGGASTCLGGAIRDPLSGRSYVFQAMRLTGAADVLEPVDQTLPGKLPQKTITKQAANGYSSYGNQIGLATTMVSEIYDEGYKAKRMEVGFVTGAVPVDWVRREKPEAGDSIIILGGATGRDGVGGASGSSKEQDETSIHTMSSEVQKGNAVEERKIQRLFRNPEVTRLIKKSNDFGAGGVSVAIGEIADSLEVNLDVLPLKYEGLNGTELAISESQERMAVVVEPKDKEQFIKFCEAENIVAVEVAKVTDSGRMQMFWKGDKIVDLSREFLDTNGCSKSQEVKITHLNEVEEETPVFNEENFLKILADKNVASQKGLLEMFDSSIGATTVAMPLGGKYQQTLMEGSAQTLPILGARNVETVSFASWGFDAEISKQNSLLGSSYAVVESVVKIVAMGGDYKNIRLSFQEYFEKLGQNPEKWGKPLASLLGAYDAQINLGLAAIGGKDSMSGTYQDLNVPPTLISFACANGEKKNVISPELKQAGNKLYFYNHIPQENGLPNYENLKVVFELIFENIKVGKIVSVKTVKEGGVAVALAKMSFGNRLGAEINIADENSLLAKNIGSLIIESTEELSSVNLQLIGEVNNSNNFKINNLNFEIEKLLEANTQTFENLFSTVEKEKIVIELDSKLNSINPRNIIIKKHGIAQPRVFAPVFPGTNCEYDTLNAFQKEGAIVSSLPLININHQLLDESIDAWVKEIKQSQILAFSGGFSAGDEPDGSAKFIVNVLKNEKMSNAVHELLDRDGMIIGICNGFQALVKSGLLPYGRIKDLDENSPTLAHNAIRRHISQMVNVKVLNDESPWLKGMKDQVYTIPISHGEGRFMASEEEIQKLYENGQIATQYLDLDGNIAHGMPFNPNNSLFGIEGITSPDGKIYGRMGHPERFAEGLMKNIPTANYHNIFKNGVEYFK
- the dnaN gene encoding DNA polymerase III subunit beta, encoding MKFIISSGELQKALQTVSGVISSSQSRPILENYLFELNENNLTITASDGETTLVTSLDVKSDDAGKFAVPAKIFQDFIKTYGEQPLTLVVKDNAEGTGSQLEILDEKDNFAVALDNTDDYPELPEFDAAQSVTMPAGVLSEALTNTLFATSNDSLRPVMTGVLFQFGENETNFVSTDSHRLVVYKRTDLMNAEPMEFIMPKKPLNIFKNILASSNEDITIDFNENMAKFTFGKHVWICRLIDGKYPNYTAVIPKENPNVLTINRNLLLGAIKRASIMSNKSTNQVRFKLSANILHLHAEDTEYANKADMQIPCDYNGEDINIGFSSKFLTEMLGILGADDITMKMSQPNRPGIIEPLDGLEENENILMLSMPVIGL
- a CDS encoding META domain-containing protein; amino-acid sequence: MKNLFLSICTVAFLASCGTMANSSSSKVGKSQPSISATKWVLADNVKGKTPTLNIDGAKVNGNAGCNSYFGTLSTDAASGTFTASQLGSTKMACDNMSVEQNFMSMMQKANKYVVNGSTLELYQDNLLLLKFNKAE
- a CDS encoding diacylglycerol kinase family protein, with the protein product MRKPPIHKSFLNALHGVFRMLKSERNFQLEFLAFLINLFLIFYLKLSTLDTVLLLIVSFGVLSAEIFNTAIEKICDFRQPEFDERIGFIKDISAGAVILMALLSVIVGILVYWKYLISYFNN